The nucleotide sequence CACCGATTTCGGCGCGTTCGTCGAGATCGAGGAGGGTGTCGACGGCCTGATCCACGTCTCCGACATGTCGTGGACCAAGCGCATCAAGCACCCTTCCGAGGTCCTGAAGAAGGGAGACGAGGTCCGCGCGACGATCACCCACATCGATCCGGAGAACCGCCGCATCTCCCTCTCGATCAAGGAATTCATGCCCAACGAGTGGGAGGAGTTCAAGAAGAAGCACCAGGTCGGGTCGGTGATCGAGGGCACCGTGACGCGCATCGCCGATTTCGGCGTGTTCGTCAACATCGACGGGATGGTGGAGGGGCTGATGCACGTCTCCGAGACGCCGCTCGCCCGCGGGCAGAAGCCCCAGGATCATTACGCCGAGGGGCAGAAGGTCCGCGCCACGATCCTGCGGATCGAGGACGAGGAAATGAAGGTCGGCCTCTCGTCGCGCGACGTCGAGGCCGAGGCGGCGGCCCCCGCCGAGGGGGGCGAGGCGCCGAAGAAGAAGCGGTCGCGCAAGAAGGCCGAAACGGCGGACGAAGAGTGAGATGACGAAAGCGGAGCTGATCGAAAGAGTCCTGACGGCGGCGGATCTCAACAAGAAGGAAGCCGAAGCGGCCGTCGAGGCCTTCTTCGACTCGATCATCCAGTCGCTGCGGGAAGGGGAGAAGATCGAGCTTCGCGGGTTCGGCTCGTTCCGGCTCCGCTCGCGGGGGGCCCGCGTGGGGCGCAACCCCAAGACCGGGGAGAAGGTCCAGGTTCCCGCCAAGCGCATCCCGTACTTCAAGCCGGGAAAAGAGCTCAAGGAACTGATCAACCGGTGACCCTCGGGTCGGCGGACGGCGAATGGAGACCCTCTTCGCTCCGTGGCGTCTGAGCTATCTCATGTCCGAGAAACCGGCGGGCTGCATCTTCTGCGACGCGCTCCGGCTCGGGGATGACGAGGCGTCGCTGATCGTCCACCGCGGAGAGCGCGTCTTCTCGATGCTCAACCGGTATCCGTACGCCAACGGCCACGTCATGGTCGCTCCGGTGGCCCACGAGGCGCGCCTCTTCGAGAGCGACGCCGGCGCGCTCGCGGAGCTGATCGGCGAGATCTCGCGGACCCAGGAGGTCCTGGGCTCCCTCTACCGCCCTTCCGGTTTCAACGTCGGCGCGAACTTCGGAAAGGCCGGCGGGGCGGGTATCGAGGACCACTACCACTTCCACGTCGTCCCGCGCTGGGAGGGGGACACCAACTTCATGACCGTCACCGGGCGGACCCGGGTCGTCCCGGAGGAGCTCCCCGCGACGCGCCGCGCCGTCGCGGCGGCGTTCGAGACGCTCGCCGCCGGGAGCGCGCGGTGAGCCGGTCCGAGGCGCCGGCGCGGCCGGCGGGCGGCAACCTCTTCGTCGCGCTCCTCCTCGCCTGGCTCTTTCCCGGGCTCGGCCACGCGTACCTCGGCAAGCGCGGCGCGGCCCTGCTCTACGCCGTGATCGTGACGGCCGCGTTCCTCCTCGGCCTCGGGTACCACGGGAAGCTCTACGTGCACGAGCCCGACCATCCGCTCACCGTGCTCGCCACTTTCGCCTGCTACGGCGCGGGTCTCCTGAACATCGCGTCCCGGCTGCTGATCGAGAACACCGGCGGGAACATCCTCTCGCCGACCTTCGAATACGGCTGTGCCTTCATCCTGACCGCCGGGATGATGAATCTCCTCCTGATGCTCGACGCCTACGACATCTTCACCGGTACGAAGGGGTGAGAGGGTAAGTGGCATGCCGCAGGACCACTTTCTCGCGATGTTCCTCTACGCCCTCCTGACGGCGGGATTCTTCGCGCTGCTCTGGCGGTCGGGGCGGCGCGAGCGGTGGCGCTATTTCTTCTTCGTCCTCCTGACGATGCTGGTCGGCGCGATTGCAGCGGGGTGGGTGATGTATCCGTTCCCCGCGCATCCCTGACCGGCCAGTGTCCCGAGTTGGGAATAACATGACATTTGCGCCGGCGCGACTCGACGATGGCACCGCATCGCCTGCATCGCGCCGACTTGCACCTTGCCCCGCGGCGCTCCGAACAAATGGCACGCTATTCCCAACTCGGGACACTAGATGAAGGTGTTCGTTTCCGCGGGCGAGACCTCCGGGGATCGCCTCGGAGCGTCGCTTCTCCGCGAGCTCGCGCGCCGGCGGCCCGACCTGGCGTTTTTCGGGATGGGCGGACCGCGGATGGAGAGCGAGGGGCTCTCGCGCGTGGCGGACTCGGCGTCCGTGTCGGTCGTGGGCCTCTTCGAGGTCGTCGCGAAGCTCCCCGCGGTCTGGAGGACCGCGAGGCGCCTCGAGCGGGCGGCCGCGCGCGAGCGGCCCGCCGCCGCGATCCTGATCGACTTTCCCGATTTTCATTTTCGGCTCGGGAAGCGGCTCGCCCGGATCGGGATCCCGGTGATCTATTACGTCTCCCCGCAGGTGTGGGCCTGGCGCCCCGGGCGCGTCTCCGTGATGAGGTCCTTCGTGCGCCGGATGATCACCCTCTTCCCGTTCGAGATCGAGATCTACCGCGGGGCCGGGATCGACGCGGTCTGCGCCGGGCACCCGCTCGTCGACGAGGTGGACGCCCACCTCGACGGGGAGGCGCCGGTCCCGCGCGCGGCGGGGAGGAAGCGGATCGCGATCATGCCGGGAAGCCGCGCCGGAGAGGTCCGCCGCCACTGGCCCGTGCTGCGCGACGCCGCGCGGCGGCTGGCGGCGAGCCGCGACGCGGAGATCGTCGTCGTTCCGGCGCCGGGCCTCCCGAAGGAGCTCTTCCCGGGCTCCGGCGGGATGACGTTCCATCGGGGCGACCCGGAGCCGCTCCTCCGAGCGTGCGACGTCCTCCTCGTCTCGTCGGGCACCTCGACGCTGCAGGCCGCGCTGTGCGGCGCGCCGATGGTCGTCGTGTACCGCACGTCGGCGGCCACGATGGCGCTCGCGCGGAGGCTCGTCAAGACGCCGCACATCGCGCTGGCCAACATCGTCGCGGGAGATCGCGTCGTCCCGGAGCTCATCCAGGAGGAGGCCACGGTCGAGCGAGTCTTTCGCGAGGCCGCCCGCTTCCTCGATTCGGCCGAGGAGGCCGAAGCGGTGCGCCGCCGCTGGTCGACGCTCCGGGAGAGGCTCGGGCCCCGGGGAGCGGCCGCGCGCGCGGCCGAAGCGGTGCTCGAGGTGCTTCCGGCATGACGGTTCTGCGCCGGCTCCTCCGCTACGTCCTGCCGTACCGGGGAAAGATCCTCGCCGCGCTCGCCGCGATGGTCGTCGTCGCGGTCTCGACCGGGGCGCTCGTCTTCTTCTTCCGGTCGCTCTTCGACGACGTTCTCGCGCCGGCGAGGGGCGGCCGGCCGGCCGAGGCGCTCCCCGCGCTCGCCCGGAGCGGGCACGGCGCGGCGGTGCGCGCGCTCGACGCGGCCTACGCCGCGCTCAAGGCCGGGATCGTCGCGCGGGGAATCCCCCTGTGGGCGGCCGTCCCGGCCATGCTGCTCGGGGCGCTCGTCGTCAAGAACGTCTTCTCGTACCTCTCGGAGTTCGCGTTCAACGGCATCGGCCTCTCGATGGTGCGAGACCTCCGCGGAGACGCGTACGACCATCTCGTCCGACAGTCGGCGAGCTTCTATTCCCGGTCGACGACCGGGGACCTGATGAGCCGGCTCCTCGGCGACGTCGAGCTCATCCAGGGGGCTTTCGGCACGCGGATCGCCGACCTCTTCCAGGGGGCGCTGACGATCGCCGTGATGCTCGGCTATGTCCTGTCGTTGAATCGCACGCTCACGCTCTTCGCCCTCGTCGTCGCGCCGCTCCTCGTCTGGCCGATCGTCGAGATCTCGAAGCGGCTCCGCCGGACGACCTTCACCTCGCGGGAGCGGATGGGCGCGATCGGGGAGATCCTCCAGGAGACGATCCGCGGGCACCGGATCGTGAAGACCTACGGGATGGAGGACTTCGAATCGCGCCGCTTCGCGGAAGCCAACGAGCGCTATTTCCGGGTCAACCGGAAGACGATCCGGATCCAGGCGATCTCCTCCCCGCTGATGGAGATCCTCTCCGGGACGGGGTTGACGCTCCTCTTCGCGTACGCGGCGCGCCGGATCTCGGCCGGCACCATGACGGCGGGGGACTTCCTCTCCTTCCTGATCGCGCTCATGACGATGTACGCGCCGATCAAGAGCATCACGAAGGTGAACCTCGCGCTGCAGCAGGCGATCTCCTCGGCGGCCCGGATCTTCGAGATGATGGACCGCGAAAACGAGATCCGGGAGAGCCCGGGGGCCCCGGCGCTCCCGCCGATCGCGCGGGCGATCCGGTTCGAGAACGTCTCGTTCCGTTACGGGGACGCCGAAGTCGTGCGCGGCGTCACCTTCGACATTCCCGCCGGTCGGACCGTGGCGCTCGTCGGGCCCTCCGGAGCGGGGAAGACGACGCTCGCCAATCTCCTGCCGCGCCTGTACGATCCGACGGGTGGACGCATCACGATCGACGGGACCGACATCCGCTCCGTCACGCTCGCGTCGCTCCGGGGACAGATGGCGCTCGTGACCCAGGACATGCTCCTCTTCAACGGCACCGCGCGGTCGAACATCGCCTACGGCCGGGAGGACGCGACCGAGGCCGCCGTCGTCGAGGCGGCCCGGCGCGCGCGCGCCGACGAGTTTTTGAGCGCCCTTCCCGGGGGATACGACACTCCGGTCGGCGAGGACGCCGGGCGACTCTCCGGCGGACAGCGGCAGCGCCTGTCGATCGCGCGCGCGTTCTTCAAGGGGGCCCCGATCCTCATCCTCGACGAAGCGACGTCCCAGCTCGACGCGGAGTCGGAGGCGGCGGTCTCCGAGGCGTTGGCCACGCTGATGGCGGGCAAGACGACGCTCGTGATCGCGCACCGGCTCTCGACCGTTCGGCGCGCCGACCGGATCGTCGTCCTCGAGTCGGGGCGCGTCGCCGACGAGGGCACTCACGCCGAGCTCATCGCGCGCGGCGGGCTCTACCGGAGGCTGTACGAGATGCAGTTCTTCGACGGCGAGACGCCGGCGGGGGGGCCGGCGTGAGCGTCCGGAGCATGACCGGCTTCGGCCGCGCCCACGGCGTCGTGGGGGAGTGGAGCGTCGACGTCGCGATCCGCACCGTCAACCACCGGTTCCTCGATCTCAACGTCCGGCTCCGGGAAGAGCACGCGGACCTCGAGCCGGCCGTCCGGCGCGCCGTCTCCCGGCGGATCCTGCGGGGAAAGGCGGACGTGACCGTCCGGCTGCGGCGGCTCCAGGAGGCGGAGCACGAGATCTCGATCAACGAGTCCCTTCTCGAACGGCTGCTCGCGCGGTTCGCCGCGCTCTCGGCGAAGTTCCCGATCGGCGGGCGCCTCGAGGTGCGCGACCTCCTCACCGTTCCCCAGGTGGTGCACGTCGAGAGCGCGGCGGAGACCATGGAGACGGAGGCCGTCGAGCAGATCGCCGCAATCGCCTCGCACGCGGCCGCCGAAGTCACGCGGATGCGGGACGCGGAGGGGCGGCTCCTGGCGACCGACCTGCTCGAGCGTATCGGCTTCCTGCGCGAGCGGTTGGGGAAGATCGCGGAGGCGCGGAGGGACATCGTCGAGCGCCTGCACGCGTCGCTCCGCGAGCGCCTCGCGGGCCTCTTCGCGGACACGCCGCTCGACTCCGGCCGCCTCGAGCAGGAGGCCGCGATGCTCGCCGAGCGGTCGGACGTGGCCGAGGAGCTCACGCGGCTCGACGCGCATCTGGACCAGTTCCGCGACCTGCTCGGCCGCGCGGCGGAGCCCGTCGGCAAGAAGCTCGACTTCCTGACGCAGGAGATCCAGCGCGAGATCAACACGATCGGCTCGAAGTGCCGCGACCTCGGCGTCACCCGGGACGTCATCGACATGAAGAGCGAGACCGAGAAGATCCGCGAGCAGGTGCAGAACCTCGAATGAGCGAGATCGCGCCCGGCGACCTCTTCATCGTCTCGTCCCCTTCGGGGGGTGGGAAGACGACCCTGATCGCGCGCCTCCTCACCCGGCACGCGGAGGACCTCCATTTTTCCGTCTCCCACACGACGCGCGCGCGGCGCAACGGCGAGGAGGACGGGCGCGAGTACCACTTCGTGACCGCGAAGGAGTTCCGCGGCATGATCGGGAGGGACGAGTTCCTCGAATGGGCCGAGGTGCACGGGAACCTCTACGGGACCGCCCGCAAGGAGGTCCTTCCGAAGCTGGCGGCGGGACAGGACGTGATCCTCGACATCGACGTCCAGGGGGTCCGCCAGGTGAAGCAGAAGTACCCCGGGTCGATCGCCGTCTTCATCCTTCCCCCGTCGGCGGCCGAGCTCTCCCGGCGCCTCCGGGCGAGGGGCCTGGACGACGATGGGCAGATCGAGAAGCGGCTGGCGAACGCGGCCCGGGAGATCGACGAGGTCTCCCAGTACGATTATGCTATTATCAACGACGACCTTGAACGGGCCCTGGGCTCGCTCGAGGCGATCGTGTCGGCGGCGCGGCTGCGCCCGGCGCGGATGAAAGATCCGGTCGAACGGATTCGCAAACAGTTTCGATGAGGGGAGAACGCGTGATTCAGAACCTGCCCGAAGGCGTCGACAGCAAATTCCGGATGGTGATCCTCCTCGCGCGGCGCGCCGAGCAGCTGATGCGCGGGGCCCGGCCGAAGCTGGAGACGGAGACCCCCGTCAAGCCCACCCGCC is from Thermoanaerobaculia bacterium and encodes:
- a CDS encoding S1 RNA-binding domain-containing protein; translated protein: TDFGAFVEIEEGVDGLIHVSDMSWTKRIKHPSEVLKKGDEVRATITHIDPENRRISLSIKEFMPNEWEEFKKKHQVGSVIEGTVTRIADFGVFVNIDGMVEGLMHVSETPLARGQKPQDHYAEGQKVRATILRIEDEEMKVGLSSRDVEAEAAAPAEGGEAPKKKRSRKKAETADEE
- a CDS encoding integration host factor subunit beta; this translates as MTKAELIERVLTAADLNKKEAEAAVEAFFDSIIQSLREGEKIELRGFGSFRLRSRGARVGRNPKTGEKVQVPAKRIPYFKPGKELKELINR
- a CDS encoding HIT domain-containing protein, giving the protein MSEKPAGCIFCDALRLGDDEASLIVHRGERVFSMLNRYPYANGHVMVAPVAHEARLFESDAGALAELIGEISRTQEVLGSLYRPSGFNVGANFGKAGGAGIEDHYHFHVVPRWEGDTNFMTVTGRTRVVPEELPATRRAVAAAFETLAAGSAR
- a CDS encoding DUF6677 family protein, with product MSRSEAPARPAGGNLFVALLLAWLFPGLGHAYLGKRGAALLYAVIVTAAFLLGLGYHGKLYVHEPDHPLTVLATFACYGAGLLNIASRLLIENTGGNILSPTFEYGCAFILTAGMMNLLLMLDAYDIFTGTKG
- the lpxB gene encoding lipid-A-disaccharide synthase, whose product is MKVFVSAGETSGDRLGASLLRELARRRPDLAFFGMGGPRMESEGLSRVADSASVSVVGLFEVVAKLPAVWRTARRLERAAARERPAAAILIDFPDFHFRLGKRLARIGIPVIYYVSPQVWAWRPGRVSVMRSFVRRMITLFPFEIEIYRGAGIDAVCAGHPLVDEVDAHLDGEAPVPRAAGRKRIAIMPGSRAGEVRRHWPVLRDAARRLAASRDAEIVVVPAPGLPKELFPGSGGMTFHRGDPEPLLRACDVLLVSSGTSTLQAALCGAPMVVVYRTSAATMALARRLVKTPHIALANIVAGDRVVPELIQEEATVERVFREAARFLDSAEEAEAVRRRWSTLRERLGPRGAAARAAEAVLEVLPA
- a CDS encoding ABC transporter ATP-binding protein; amino-acid sequence: MTVLRRLLRYVLPYRGKILAALAAMVVVAVSTGALVFFFRSLFDDVLAPARGGRPAEALPALARSGHGAAVRALDAAYAALKAGIVARGIPLWAAVPAMLLGALVVKNVFSYLSEFAFNGIGLSMVRDLRGDAYDHLVRQSASFYSRSTTGDLMSRLLGDVELIQGAFGTRIADLFQGALTIAVMLGYVLSLNRTLTLFALVVAPLLVWPIVEISKRLRRTTFTSRERMGAIGEILQETIRGHRIVKTYGMEDFESRRFAEANERYFRVNRKTIRIQAISSPLMEILSGTGLTLLFAYAARRISAGTMTAGDFLSFLIALMTMYAPIKSITKVNLALQQAISSAARIFEMMDRENEIRESPGAPALPPIARAIRFENVSFRYGDAEVVRGVTFDIPAGRTVALVGPSGAGKTTLANLLPRLYDPTGGRITIDGTDIRSVTLASLRGQMALVTQDMLLFNGTARSNIAYGREDATEAAVVEAARRARADEFLSALPGGYDTPVGEDAGRLSGGQRQRLSIARAFFKGAPILILDEATSQLDAESEAAVSEALATLMAGKTTLVIAHRLSTVRRADRIVVLESGRVADEGTHAELIARGGLYRRLYEMQFFDGETPAGGPA
- a CDS encoding YicC/YloC family endoribonuclease translates to MSVRSMTGFGRAHGVVGEWSVDVAIRTVNHRFLDLNVRLREEHADLEPAVRRAVSRRILRGKADVTVRLRRLQEAEHEISINESLLERLLARFAALSAKFPIGGRLEVRDLLTVPQVVHVESAAETMETEAVEQIAAIASHAAAEVTRMRDAEGRLLATDLLERIGFLRERLGKIAEARRDIVERLHASLRERLAGLFADTPLDSGRLEQEAAMLAERSDVAEELTRLDAHLDQFRDLLGRAAEPVGKKLDFLTQEIQREINTIGSKCRDLGVTRDVIDMKSETEKIREQVQNLE
- the gmk gene encoding guanylate kinase; the protein is MSEIAPGDLFIVSSPSGGGKTTLIARLLTRHAEDLHFSVSHTTRARRNGEEDGREYHFVTAKEFRGMIGRDEFLEWAEVHGNLYGTARKEVLPKLAAGQDVILDIDVQGVRQVKQKYPGSIAVFILPPSAAELSRRLRARGLDDDGQIEKRLANAAREIDEVSQYDYAIINDDLERALGSLEAIVSAARLRPARMKDPVERIRKQFR
- the rpoZ gene encoding DNA-directed RNA polymerase subunit omega — its product is MIQNLPEGVDSKFRMVILLARRAEQLMRGARPKLETETPVKPTRLAAGEFEKNMIRWDFGPEGGSLAAEGEEVPEPVETEES